The Corynebacterium felinum DNA segment CGACGATGGTGATGTTGACATCTCCTTGTGCCATGGTTTTGTACTGCCTTTCTTTGGTGCAATCTACGTGAAAAGTGGTGCGTAAGTGGATTACGGTGAATTTTTCTTACGCTTTCAAGGTGTTGCGTTGAACAACAAGTCACCAACCACCCTAGTGGCAAATTCATGAGCAGAAAATGAAATTTTTCGCTTTTCTTTGCGCACCGTTGTGTGGGTGGGTGCGTGTTTTACTTGTCGCCGCGCAGAACCTTGGTACGCAGAACACCGTCGTTCAGGTTCAGAACACGGTCAAGTTCCTGAACGGTAGCGGATTCGCAGTTCAGATTGACGACAGCGTAGATGCCCTCGTCCTTCTTAGCGATTGGGTAGGCCAGACGGCGCTTACCCCAGATGTCAACCTTTTCCACGGTGCCGTTTTCCTTGCGGACAACTTCTAAGAACTTGTCCAGAGACGGGGCAACAGTGCGTTCATCCTGGGAAGGATCCAGAATGATCATGACTTCGTAGTGACGCACGGACCTCATCACCTCCTATGGTCTTTGTAAATGTTTTATGGTTTCGGCCGCACCCGAAAAGTACTGATAGATGCGGCAGGAGGGTCTTGTTGCGTCAGCAACCTATCTAAGATACCGCACCCGCTGCGAAAAGTCGATTCATTTACGCCCCACCACGAAAACGTCATCACAACACACGCTAGCGTATCGACGCCCCCACCTACTTCCCCCCAACACTTTCGGCGTGGCACTTATCCCCCCCCCCCTCCGCAGTGCCACACCTGAGGCTTTCCCGACTAGTGCGGGTTGATGGAGACGATCACTGCCAAGATGACTGGGATGAGTGTGATCAGCAAAATGGCGATGGTGAACAGGGTCCACACAAGCGCTTTAGATTTTTTGTACATGAAGGCTGCGTATGATCCGCCGAAGAAGAGGAATCCGAGGAACACTGAGCCCATTACTAACAGCATGAGGTTCATGGCGTTTGAGGTCACACAGCTTTCTTTGCTCACCAATGTTTTCGTGTTGCTTTCTTTCAAAACCCTAGCACTGGCCACAGAGGTATCCGAAGGCTTGCCCCCAACCGCCACACACACTTTCTGCCACAGTGCCTAAAACATACAAAAGCCCAGAAAACCCCTGTGTGCTGAATCAAGGCTAAAGGTTTTCTGGGCTGATCTTCACACCTCGGTGAGATTCACATGGTGTTATTCTTCCGGTGCCGGTGGTACCCCCAGCAGGTCAGCGGGGATGGATACGCCTGGCAAGATTTCCACCTCAGCTGGTGCTGGTGGCGCCGGTGGGGCGTCGACAGGCGGAATATTCGCCGGAGGTGGGGTCTGGGGGTCGTTGGGAACGACGGTGGGCTGGATGTAGATCTGCCCAATATTGCCGCCCTTGGTGATGTGGGCTAGTGGCTTGGCTTCGGGGAAGTTCATCACTTCCTTGCCCTGTAGGGCGCCGTCGAGGATGCCCTTCCACAAGGTGGCAGGTAGGCCCGCACCGTAGATGCTGCCGCCCCATTCGTTGAGCAATGCGGAGTTATCGTCGGTGCCAACCCACACGGCGGTGGCCAACTGTGGGGTTGCGCCGATCATCCACGCGTCCTTGTTCAGGCCGGTATCACCCAACTGTTGGGTGCCAGTTTTAGCAGCGGATGGACGTCCCCCTGCAAGATTATTGCCATTCGACCAGCCCGCGATGGGCAGCATTGCCTCAATCGTGTTCGCTGCGACGTTCTGGGCGACTCTGCGCTCACCCTTGTCATGCTCGTGCTGGTAGAGAATATCGCCGTTGGCGGTTTCGACCTTTTCCACGAAGTACGCTTCGTGCCACACGCCCATGTTTGCCATGGTGGCCATGGCGTGCGCCATGTCGAGTGGGCGGGAGTTGTACTGGCCCAAGATGATGCCTTCGTAAGGCTGGGCACCGTTTTCGGTCAGTGTTTGGGGGAAGTTCGGAATGGACTTTGCCACGCCTAGGGCGTGCGCCATGTCGGCGACGTCTTGGGTGGTGTTGTTCAGTTCCGCCTGCAGGCGCAGAAATGGGGGGTTGAGGGATTGTTTGAGGGCTTCCTTCATGGTGCAGCCGCCACCACAACCACCACCAGCAACCTGAGCGCCGTTAGCCAGGGTGAATGGTGCGGAGGAGATCATCTGGTTAGGGCTAAAGCCCTGCTGCAGGGCTGCGGCGTAGCCGAAGATTTTGAAGGTGGAGCCGGTTTGGTAACCAGCGTTGGCATAGTCCCAACCGTTGGGGTCTTCGCCACCGTAGTAGGCGCGGACTGCACCGGTGGCTGGTTCGATGGAGACTGCTGCGGTGCGCAGGTTTTCCTTCTGGTTAGCCATGTTGGTTCGGATGGTGTCCACGGTGGCCTGCTGTGCCTGTGGATCAATGGTGGTGGTGATGCGCAGGCCACGGGTTTGAACGTCGTCTTCGGTGATGCCGAGGCTGTCGAGTTCCGCCATTACTTGGTGCTTGATCAACCCGTTGGTGCCTTGTGCTTCGGTGTAGGCCTGGTTGAGTGCAGGGTCGGTGGTGTCAGGGTAGAGGGAGTTGGCGCGATCTTCGGGGCTGAGCCAGCCTTCTTCAACCATGCCGTCGAGCACGTAGCCCCAACGCTGTTCGGCTTCTTCCCGGTTGTTCCAGGGGTCGAGCTGGCTGGGTCGCTGGATACTGGCGGCGAGAACTGCGGATTGTGCGGCATTGAGCTCTTCGACGGGCACGCCAAAGTAGGCGCGTGCGGCGGCGTCGATGCCGTAGGCGTTGCGTCCGAAGTAGATGGTGTTGAGGTAGGCTTCGAGCACTTGCTCTTTGCTCCACTCGTTGGCCATTTTGACGGAGTAGACAAGTTCTTTTGCTTTACGTTTGTAGGAGTAGTCGTTGCCGACCACCATGTTTTTCACGTATTGCTGGGTGATGGTGGATCCGCCGCCGGCGGAAGTGTTGCCGGTGACTTGGCCTAGGATGGCGCGGGCGAATCCTGTGAAGGAGAAGCCGTTGTTGGAGTAGAACTCGCGGTCTTCGGCGGCCAGCACGGCGTTGCGGGTCACTTCGGGGATTTTGTCGAGTGTGACTGCTTGGCGGTTGCCTTCCGCGGGGACGATGCGCGCGAGTTCCGTTTGTGTGTCGGCGGCGTAGATTTTGGATACTTGCTTGGTCACCAGCTCTTCTGGTTTGGGTACATCGATGGTGATGTAGGCAACCATGAAGAGGAGGAAGGGTGCGGCAAACATGACGAGTATACTCGTGATGATCGTCGGCTTGACCCAACCTTTTTTCTTCGCTTTAGCGCTGGGGGCTTTTGTGGTTGCTGGGGTGCGTTTCGCGCCCTTTGCGCCCTTGTTTTTATCTGCCACTTAAAAAGCTCTTCCTGAAAAACCTTTTTCGTTTCCCGAAGGGGTCGGGAAAAGTTTACTTCGCGCCATCCGTGGTTCCGGTTGGTGCTGCTATGGCTGCCGCAATCAAGTGGTTCCACTTGCAGTTGGGGCATACCTCTACATTGTGGACTGTAAATTCCAGTCCATTCTGTACAAACCGCTCTATCTCTTCGAGCGACCGAGCGCTTCCTGACATTCTGCCAAGTTCGTCACCGTAGACCCAAAAGACTTCCCGTAAACTGTTGTGCTCACAGATGGGGCACGGTGTGTTGACGGGTGTTCCGTGATACTTTGCTGCTGCTACGAGCAGGAATTCGGCATCACAGATGTTTTCTTTGTCGATGTGCCCGGATCGCCATGCTGCTAACACGCGGGCGCGGGCTAGTTTGTGCGTGACGTGTCCGTGAAAGTCGACCATTCTGCTAAGTCTAGCGCTAAGTGGTGGGGGATTAGTAGTAGATGTGTTTTATATGCGTGTGGTTTTCGGCCCACAACCCCCAGATGATTAACGCAGCTCAAAAGCAATTCTTATAACCCTCTAAGGCTGCGTTGTTAGGTTTGTCTGCAAACAGATACACTAGTATGCATGACAGCTACTTCATATAAAGAACTTGCTCACTATATCCGCCCTGCTCTGACCAAGCTTTATGTCCTCTACTTCCGCATTGCTGAGGCTTCTGATTTGACTGGTCCGCAGATGACGATCATGACGCGTCTCGCCGAGGATGGCCCTTCT contains these protein-coding regions:
- the rpsF gene encoding 30S ribosomal protein S6, whose amino-acid sequence is MRHYEVMIILDPSQDERTVAPSLDKFLEVVRKENGTVEKVDIWGKRRLAYPIAKKDEGIYAVVNLNCESATVQELDRVLNLNDGVLRTKVLRGDK
- a CDS encoding transglycosylase domain-containing protein, whose product is MADKNKGAKGAKRTPATTKAPSAKAKKKGWVKPTIITSILVMFAAPFLLFMVAYITIDVPKPEELVTKQVSKIYAADTQTELARIVPAEGNRQAVTLDKIPEVTRNAVLAAEDREFYSNNGFSFTGFARAILGQVTGNTSAGGGSTITQQYVKNMVVGNDYSYKRKAKELVYSVKMANEWSKEQVLEAYLNTIYFGRNAYGIDAAARAYFGVPVEELNAAQSAVLAASIQRPSQLDPWNNREEAEQRWGYVLDGMVEEGWLSPEDRANSLYPDTTDPALNQAYTEAQGTNGLIKHQVMAELDSLGITEDDVQTRGLRITTTIDPQAQQATVDTIRTNMANQKENLRTAAVSIEPATGAVRAYYGGEDPNGWDYANAGYQTGSTFKIFGYAAALQQGFSPNQMISSAPFTLANGAQVAGGGCGGGCTMKEALKQSLNPPFLRLQAELNNTTQDVADMAHALGVAKSIPNFPQTLTENGAQPYEGIILGQYNSRPLDMAHAMATMANMGVWHEAYFVEKVETANGDILYQHEHDKGERRVAQNVAANTIEAMLPIAGWSNGNNLAGGRPSAAKTGTQQLGDTGLNKDAWMIGATPQLATAVWVGTDDNSALLNEWGGSIYGAGLPATLWKGILDGALQGKEVMNFPEAKPLAHITKGGNIGQIYIQPTVVPNDPQTPPPANIPPVDAPPAPPAPAEVEILPGVSIPADLLGVPPAPEE
- a CDS encoding DUF5318 family protein; the protein is MVDFHGHVTHKLARARVLAAWRSGHIDKENICDAEFLLVAAAKYHGTPVNTPCPICEHNSLREVFWVYGDELGRMSGSARSLEEIERFVQNGLEFTVHNVEVCPNCKWNHLIAAAIAAPTGTTDGAK